The genomic window TTCAAAGCAATATCTTTAGAATACACTTTTTTATCGTTTTCAAAAACTTCAATTTTTTCATTTAATTTTTGAAGCGGAGAAAAATAGATTTTTAGCCAGCCGTTTTCGTTTTTAATATTAACAGAACCATAATTATTCGCTTTTACAAAACCTTTCGTCTGCTTTACAGGAAACCAATATTCGGTCCAAGTATCCGTTTGATAAGGCGCAAATGAGCGCTGTTTGAAAGGTGTAAGATTACTTCCTTCGCTCGCTTGATTAAACAGTCTTCCGCTTTGCACTTCTACATATTGTCCGTCGGTATCGGTTAATAATTTTTCCCAAATCATTCCTTGCTGAGACAATCCCCAAATCCATATTTTTTTGCCCGGTTTATCATCGTGATTGCCGTATCTTCCCATTCCGAAATCTTCGTCATGATAATATCCTCCAAAGAAATCATCATATTTCCCGAATACGTGATACGATTTGTAACCGCCAAAATTGTTGTTTTTGTAGAATGATAAATCTTTACCGTTTTCTTTGTCAATTGGCCACGAATTGTATTCTCCGTTATGACCAATGTAAGTCTGTCCTGGGTAAATAAACTGCAGATTTTCGGCTGCTTTTATTCCCGTATTCATCCAAGTATAATAAGGCTGTTCAAATTCGGTTGTGTTTGACCAAAACGAATTTGTGGTAAAATAGGCTTTGTCTTTTGGCAGATTGATGTCTAATTTCCAAGAAGTTCTTGTCAATAAATCTAAAACTCCAATGACACAGCTAATGCTTCCGTCTTCTCGATTTATGATTTTATAATCGACAGGAGTAGCGCAGTTTGGCGTGTGGCCGATAATTCCGTAATTGCCTTCAACACCGCCGCTTGTCCACGGTCCGCGCATGGCAATGTCTCTAAATTTTACCACATGATTATTGTAAACAATATCTTTTCCTGTAGATTTTTCTATAGCCGACCAGACTTTTCCGCCAATTTCTGGTAGAATCATCAGTTTGATATAATCGTTTTCAATTTCGATTACTTTCCATTCTTTCTGAATCGGTTTATCGGTAAAACCATCAAAACGGAAATACGGATAAAACTTGGTATCTGGTTTCGGAATCGGATCAGGATCTGAGAACGGATATGTGGTAAATACTTTTTTGTATTCTTTTATAGTGGGGTTGTTTTGTGCAGTGACAAAAAGGCTTCCAAGGAGTAAAAAGGATAGTAATGGTCTAAATTTCATGATGGAGAGCTTGGTTATTTGTGGTTATTTTTTTGCCACAGATTAAATATATTTCAATGATTTAATAGGCATTAATTGGTGTTAAAGTGCCGTTAGGCACTATATATTGGTAGAAAAACATGAGTCGGAATAGATTTAGCGTGCCGTAGGTACGCAACAAAACGATAATTATTGCGTACCTACGGCACGCTTGATATACTCTAAACATATATTTTCTACCAATATATAGTGCCTAATGGCACAAAAATCTTGAATCAGATTATTACTTCACAATCAACAACCATCCTTTTCCTTTAGGAACAGTTATTTCGTCTTTTGTTGTGAATGTTTTTGCAGACTGGAAATTGGTAACTTCTGGAGCCGTAATAGTTGCTTTTGCAGCATTGATTCCTAGTTTTTTCCAGTCGATGTTTAGTTTCACATTTACATCAGCATCTGCCCAGCTTGCGATTGAAATTAAAGCTGTTCCATTCTTTTTGTAAACTGTTGCCAGAACTTTGTCGTTGTTTGTTTTTATAGGACAGTTTTCGCTCCAGTATCCAATCATTTCAGAACCTTTAATTCCGAAAGAATCCCAAACTTTCCAGATGTTTCTTGGGTCAGCACCGTCGCTCCAAGGCAATCTGTTTGTCATTCCATAAACCATTCCTCTCCACGGATTTCCACCATCTTGAAGCATTTCTCCCATTAATCCAAACGGAATTCCGCTTACTTCAGTCAAGAAAAAGTCAGGCTGATTTTTTTCGTAATCAAAGTATTCTCCAAACCATAATTTGTTGATGTACGGAAAGTGCTCCATATATAAGTTGGCACTGTTGTTAAAACCGTCACTTTTGTTGTATTGGTTCGCACTATGCAAATCGATAATTCCAGGATGTCCGTCTTTCGTCAAAACTCTTTTGATACGTTTCATTGTGATTCTGTCAAAAGCAACGTCGTCTAGATAAATTCCGTCGATACCAACGTTTTGAGTTAGCCAGTTCATACCTTCAACATAGTAATTGTGCCAACGATTCATACCGCTGTTTACAATTGCAGCATCTTTAATTTCAGGAACAAACCAAGCTGCGATATAATCGTCGCCAACATGTTCTTGCAACCAAGAGAATCCGCCGCCTTTTCCTGGAGAATAGATTTCGTGACCTAAACTTCTAAGAGCGAAAGTCTCATAAGCCTTGTTAGAAACCTCTCTAACTGTATTGTAGATTTTTACTTTTAATCCTTTTTCATGCGCTTCATCGATATAGGTTTTCATCTTTTTAAATTCGATAAAAGGATAATTGATATACGGATTGATCGCATTTGCGTGATGAATATTGATTACCGTTGCGCCAGTTTTAGCAATAGAATCGATTGGGCTGTATCTGTGGTAAAACTTTGTATCCCATTGAAAATCTGTGTTAATTGTATGGAAAGGGGTAATTAACAAATTGAAATTATAGTATAACACTTCTCCTTTTTTCATTGTTCTAGCACCGCTGTAGGCGTTTACTAAAACTGACTTTTGGTTAGGTGTAATTGTAATTCCCCCTTTATTTTCGTTACCCCAAGAAGTTGGCAATAACAAAGGTTTTTGTAAATAGAAATTCGTGTTTAATGGACGGCTGTATTTTTCGTCTCTCAAAGAAAATTGCAATCCAGAGTTTACAGCACCAATCCAAGCGCCGTCTTGGTTTTTATGTGCTACATCCCATTTCCAGTCGAAAGTTGCAGGGCGATCTCCACCTTTTTGACCTAATCCCATCATGTATTTTGCAGATGTTGGCTGCATTGGCATTTGGAAATTAATGTCATTAAAGGCAACATCTTCAAGAGCTGTAACTTTCACGATATAATGTACGAAACCATCAAATTCAACAGAAGCATTTACATCCATTTGAACTGATTTTGAAGTTGAAGTGCTTTCCCAAGAAACCGTTCCAGCTTCTTTTTTGGTGAATTTTACACCGCTGTTTTTCCATTGCACTTCTTTTCCTGATGCATCAACAAAATGAAAATCGATTGGTGAGCTTAAAACATCATTTGCTTTTGTTGTTACAGAAGTCATTTCTGGAGTAAAGAAAGTCTGAATTTGCGCAGGGAATCCGTTTGGAGCTACAATCAGTTTTCTTCCTAATAATGAAATTTCAGAATTGTTTACTGTTAATGGAGTGTAAGGAGCAATAACTGTATTTTCCTGAGCTAAAGTTGAGTTTAACCATTTTAGACGAGTCATTTTTTCTGGACTGTCGATGCCTCCGTTTTTCGTTACTTGGTTAGAAACCG from Flavobacterium sp. KACC 22763 includes these protein-coding regions:
- a CDS encoding glycoside hydrolase domain-containing protein, whose protein sequence is MKLNLNNTTLLSRIMIMCLFAISIPLTAQIKYSDGNDSWNPNQLGNHRAVVAFSGSGNVAKTTIEWRRRDTNPELKKIIVQDASGKEIQNIKTENINRENGTIFFEPISGKGTYYVYYMPYVDEGTANYPKGIYQKPENKADAKWLTNVKTNLKDNAAVTEIQSVNAFNSFYPMEVIATAAETSALVAKNSGNSFLVFPEDREHSIKLKSDLPQRWIQKGVQNSFSDTAMKGEYLAFQLGVYALEDLKNIKVTFTNLVSTTGATIEAKDISCINTDGTKYDGNPFTNTVSVSKGKIQAMWCGIDVPQTAAAGTYNGKATVIADGKSKEINLQITVSNQVTKNGGIDSPEKMTRLKWLNSTLAQENTVIAPYTPLTVNNSEISLLGRKLIVAPNGFPAQIQTFFTPEMTSVTTKANDVLSSPIDFHFVDASGKEVQWKNSGVKFTKKEAGTVSWESTSTSKSVQMDVNASVEFDGFVHYIVKVTALEDVAFNDINFQMPMQPTSAKYMMGLGQKGGDRPATFDWKWDVAHKNQDGAWIGAVNSGLQFSLRDEKYSRPLNTNFYLQKPLLLPTSWGNENKGGITITPNQKSVLVNAYSGARTMKKGEVLYYNFNLLITPFHTINTDFQWDTKFYHRYSPIDSIAKTGATVINIHHANAINPYINYPFIEFKKMKTYIDEAHEKGLKVKIYNTVREVSNKAYETFALRSLGHEIYSPGKGGGFSWLQEHVGDDYIAAWFVPEIKDAAIVNSGMNRWHNYYVEGMNWLTQNVGIDGIYLDDVAFDRITMKRIKRVLTKDGHPGIIDLHSANQYNKSDGFNNSANLYMEHFPYINKLWFGEYFDYEKNQPDFFLTEVSGIPFGLMGEMLQDGGNPWRGMVYGMTNRLPWSDGADPRNIWKVWDSFGIKGSEMIGYWSENCPIKTNNDKVLATVYKKNGTALISIASWADADVNVKLNIDWKKLGINAAKATITAPEVTNFQSAKTFTTKDEITVPKGKGWLLIVK